One Brassica napus cultivar Da-Ae chromosome A1, Da-Ae, whole genome shotgun sequence genomic region harbors:
- the BNAA01G25300D gene encoding protein MANNAN SYNTHESIS-RELATED 1 has product MGVDLRQVVAGILTITMFVMLGQMLHRDYYDSVQEKAQGDAHDIEFEGSRVSVKDSLVGALEGNKGPWMDDNNDLNPCWPTLLSDEAVSSKGYVTFSLTNGPEYHISQITDAVMVAKHLGATLVLPDIRGSKPGDERNFEDIYDADKLIKSLDNVIKVVKQLPEQVSLRDIAIVKVPTRVTEDYIKEHIEPIFKSKGNIRVATYFPSVNLRKSSQDGETDPVACLAMFGSLELQPELNAVVESMIERLRTHSRKSDGRFIAVDLRIEALEKKNCHSTGVGGSKTCYNAQEIAVFLRKLGFAGDTTIYLTQPRWDSSLNILKDIFPKTFTKEAVMPASKRSKYLESESSEYENVIDFYISSRSDVFVPAISGLFYANTVGKRIALGKPQVLVPAEISETSSLATDFISPYISKKNHLAYSCFC; this is encoded by the exons ATGGGTGTGGATTTGAGGCAAGTGGTTGCTGGTATTCTCACCATCACCATGTTTGTGATGCTCGGACAGATGCTTCATCGAGATTACTATGATTCTGTTCAG GAGAAAGCTCAGGGAGATGCACATGATATCGAATTCGAAGGATCAAGAGTATCTGTGAAAGATAGTCTTGTTGGAGCCTTAGAAGGAAATAAAGGACCTTGGATGGATGATAACAATGACCTTAATCCTTGTTGGCCAACATTACTATCCG ATGAAGCGGTATCATCAAAAGGGTATGTTACATTCTCTCTAACGAATGGTCCTGAGTACCATATCTCTCAG ATCACTGATGCTGTAATGGTGGCAAAGCATCTTGGAGCAACACTAGTGCTTCCTGATATAAGAGGAAGCAAACCTGGTGATGAAAG GAACTTTGAAGACATTTATGATGCTGATAAACTAATCAAAAGCTTGGACAATGTCATCAAAGTTGTCAAACAATTGCCTGAACAAGTATCTCTAAGAGACATCGCCATTGTTAAAGTCCCTACAAGAGTTACAGAAGACTACATCAAAGAACACATTGAACCCATCTTCAAGTCCAAAGGAAACATTCGAGTAGCTACATACTTCCCTTCTGTCAACCTGAGGAAATCCTCACAAGACGGCGAAACCGATCCTGTGGCCTGTTTGGCAATGTTTGGTTCCTTGGAGTTGCAACCTGAGCTGAACGCAGTAGTTGAGTCCATGATTGAGAGGTTAAGGACTCACAGCAGGAAATCAGATGGCCGTTTCATAGCTGTTGACCTTAGAATCGAAGCACTCGAGAAGAAAAATTGTCATTCAACTGGTGTGGGAGGGTCCAAGACTTGTTACAACGCACAAGAGATTGCTGTGTTCTTGAGGAAGCTTGGATTTGCTGGTGACACAACCATCTATCTGACTCAGCCTAGATGGGACAGTAGCCTCAATATCCTTAAGGATATCTTCCCAAAAACGTTTACAAAG GAGGCAGTAATGCCAGCAAGTAAGAGATCAAAGTACCTTGAATCAGAGAGTTCTGAGTATGAAAATGTTATTGACTTCTACATAAGCTCAAGAAGCGATGTGTTTGTTCCAGCCATATCTGGTTTGTTCTATGCAAACACAGTTGGGAAAAGGATAGCTTTGGGTAAGCCTCAAGTGCTAGTTCCAGCAGAGATCTCTGAGACTTCTTCCCTTGCTACAGATTTCATCTCTCCTTACATCTCAAAGAAGAACCACTTGGCTTATTCATGCTTTTGCTGA
- the LOC111216203 gene encoding calcium-transporting ATPase 9, plasma membrane-type-like, producing MSTTSSSNGLLPTSMSGRHDDVEAGGSARTQDEHHEQLEHDPDDPFDLDNTKNASAQSLRRWRQAALVLNASRRFRYTLDLNKEEHYESRRRMIRAHAQVIRAALLFKLAGEQQIGAVASSSSTPSASTGNFDIDLEKLVSMTRNQNMSSLQQHGGVKGVAEKLKSNLEQGIEEDEKEVIDRKNAFGSNTYPKKKGKSFYMFLWEAWQDLTLIILIIAAVTSLALGIKTEGLKEGWLDGGSIAFAVLLVIIVTAVSDYRQSLQFQNLNDEKRNIQLEVMRGGRTVKISIYDVVVGDVIPLRIGDQVPADGVLISGHSLAIDESSMTGESKIVNKDQKSPFLMSGCKVADGVGSMLVTGVGINTEWGLLMASISEDTGEETPLQVRLNGLATFIGIVGLTVALVVLVALLVRYFTGTTQDSSGATQFVKGKTSISDIVDDCVKIFTIAVTIVVVAVPEGLPLAVTLTLAYSMRKMMADKALVRRLSACETMGSATTICSDKTGTLTLNQMTVVETYAGGSKMDVADNPSGLHPKLVALISEGVAQNTTGNVFHPKDGGEVEISGSPTEKAILSWAYKLGMKFDTIRSESAIIHAFPFNSEKKRGGVAVLRGDSEVFIHWKGAAEIVLGCCTQYMDSNGTLQPIDSQKEFFRLAIDAMAKNSLRCVAIACRTQELNKVPKEQEDLDKWSLPEDELTLLAIVGIKDPCRPGVREAVRICTSAGVKVRMVTGDNLQTAKAIALECGILASDTEAVEPTIIEGKVFRELSEKEREQVAKRITVMGRSSPNDKLLLVQALRKNGDVVAVTGDGTNDAPALHEADIGLSMGISGTEVAKESSDIIILDDNFASVVKVVRWGRSVYANIQKFIQFQLTVNVAALIINVVAAMSSGDVPLKAVQLLWVNLIMDTLGALALATEPPTDHLMHRTPVGRREPLITNIMWRNLLVQSFYQVAVLLVLNFAGLSVLGLSQDSNHAHAVEVKNTMIFNAFVMCQIFNEFNARKPDEMNVFSGVSKNPLFVAIVGVTFVLQIIIVTFLGEFAHTVALSWQLWLASIVIGLVSWPLAVVGKLIPVPRTPMSVYFKKPFRKYRASRSA from the exons ATGAGCACTACGTCGTCGAGCAATGGGTTGCTCCCCACGTCAATGTCAGGACGACACGACGACGTGGAAGCTGGAGGATCAGCCAGAACACAAGATGAGCACCACGAACAGCTTGAACACGATCCTGATGATCCTTTCGACCTTGATAACACCAAGAACGCCTCCGCCCAATCTCTCCGTCGCTGGAGG CAAGCGGCACTTGTACTGAACGCATCACGTCGGTTTCGATACACTTTGGATCTCAATAAAGAAGAACACTATGAGAGTCGTAGAAGGATGATCAGAGCTCATGCTCAAGTCATtagg GCAGCATTGCTTTTTAAGTTGGCTGGAGAACAACAAATTGGTG CGGTtgcgtcatcatcatcaactcCATCAGCTTCAACTGGCAACTTCGACATTGACCTTGAGAAACTTGTGTCAATGACTAGGAACCAAAACATGTCCAGTTTGCAGCAACATGGAGGG GTCAAAGGTGTTGCAGAGAAGTTGAAGTCAAATCTGGAGCAAGGAATCGaggaagatgagaaagaagTGATAGATAGGAAGAATGCATTTGGATCCAACACTTATCCTAAGAAGAAGGGGAAGAGCTTCTAT ATGTTCCTCTGGGAAGCATGGCAGGATTTGACTCTTATCATCTTGATCATAGCCGCTGTAACATCATTGGCATTGGGAATAAAGACAGag GGTTTGAAAGAAGGTTGGCTTGATGGTGGAAGCATTGCTTTTGCAGTTTTGCTTGTCATTATTGTTACAG CTGTTAGTGACTATCGCCAATCTCTTCAGTTTCAAAACCTCAACGATgaaaaaagaaatatacaacTAGAG GTCATGAGAGGAGGGAGAACAGTGAAGATTTCAATCTATGACGTTGTTGTGGGAGATGTTATACCTCTTAGAATAGGTGACCAGGTCCCTGCGGATGGAGTGCTAATTAGTGGCCATTCTCTTGCTATTGATGAATCTAGCATGACCGGTGAAAGCAAGATT GTCAACAAGGATCAAAAATCTCCTTTTCTAATGTCTGGTTGTAAAGTAGCTGACGGTGTCGGTAGTATGCTG GTTACTGGTGTTGGAATCAACACTGAATGGGGATTGTTGATGGCAAGTATCTCAGAGGATACTGGTGAAGAAACCCCCTTGCAG GTGCGGCTAAATGGTCTTGCAACCTTCATCGGTATAGTGGGGCTCACGGTGGCTCTTGTTGTACTTGTAGCTCTTCTTGTGAG atattttaCCGGAACTACCCAAGATTCTAGTGGAGCAACGCAGTTTGTCAAAGGGAAGACTAGTATCAGTGACATTGTAGATGATTGTGTAAAGATATTTACGATCGCA GTTACCATTGTGGTTGTGGCAGTGCCTGAAGGACTTCCCCTAGCAGTTACCCTCAC TTTGGCTTACTCAATGCGAAAGATGATGGCAGACAAAGCTTTG GTTAGGAGGCTTTCAGCATGTGAAACCATGGGCTCAGCAACAACAATCTGCAGTGACAAAACTGGAACTTTGACTTTGAATCAG ATGACCGTGGTTGAGACTTATGCTGGAGGATCAAAGATGGATGTAGCAGACAACCCCTCTGGGCTCCACCCTAAACTTGTTGCCTTAATAAGTGAAGGAGTGGCACAGAACACTACAGGCAACGTTTTTCATCCCAAG GATGGTGGAGAGGTGGAGATTTCTGGATCTCCTACAGAGAAGGCTATTCTGTCTTGGGCGTACAAG TTGGGGATGAAGTTTGATACCATCAGGTCGGAGTCTGCTATCATCCATGCTTTTCCTTTCAACTCTGAAAAAAAGCGTGGAGGTGTTGCTGTTCTTAGA GGTGATTCTGAAGTTTTCATTCACTGGAAGGGAGCAGCGGAGATAGTTCTGGGTTGCTGTACACAATACATGGACTCAAATGGTACTCTGCAGCCCATTGATAGCCAGAAG GAGTTTTTCAGACTTGCTATTGATGCCATGGCGAAAAATAGCCTGCGATGTGTGGCTATTGCATGCAGAACACAAGAGCTGAACAAAGTTCCCAAGGAACAGGAGGACTTGGATAAATGGAGTTTACCAGAAGATGAGTTGACTTTGCTTGCTATCGTTGGTATAAAG GATCCTTGTCGTCCTGGTGTCAGAGAAGCAGTGAGAATTTGCACCAGTGCTGGTGTTAAG GTACGTATGGTGACTGGAGACAATCTTCAGACAGCAAAAGCAATTGCTTTGGAGTGTGGTATACTTGCTTCAGATACAGAAGCTGTTGAGCCTACTATCATTGAAGGAAAAGTGTTCCGTGAGCTAtctgagaaagagagagaacaaGTAGCCAAGAGAATCACG GTGATGGGTAGGTCCTCTCCTAATGACAAGCTTTTACTTGTTCAAGCACTAAGGAAAAACGGAGATGTTGTTGCTGTCACTGGTGATGGTACTAATGATGCTCCTGCACTCCACGAG GCAGACATAGGTCTCTCTATGGGCATATCAGGAACAGAAGTTGCTAAAGAGAGTTCAGACATTATCATTTTGGATGACAATTTTGCTTCAGTAGTAAAG GTTGTTCGTTGGGGCCGTTCTGTGTATGCAAATATTCAGAAGTTCATACAGTTCCAGCTTACTGTGAATGTTGCAGCTCTTATAATCAATGTTGTAGCAGCAATGTCTTCCGGTGACGTTCCTCTAAAGGCTGTACAG CTGCTTTGGGTCAACCTTATTATGGATACTCTTGGAGCACTTGCACTGGCTACAGAGCCACCAACAGATCATCTTATGCACAGAACCCCTGTTGGAAGAAG GGAACCTCTAATAACAAATATCATGTGGAGAAACTTGCTTGTGCAG TCATTTTACCAAGTGGCTGTCCTCCTAGTTCTTAACTTTGCAGGCTTGAGCGTGCTTGGCTTGAGCCAAGACAGCAACCATGCACATGCTGTGGAAGTGAAGAACACTATGATATTCAATGCATTTGTTATGTGTCAA ATATTCAACGAGTTCAACGCAAGGAAACCTGATGAAATGAATGTTTTCAGTGGAGTATCTAAGAACCCTCTCTTTGTTGCAATTGTTGGAGTCACTTTTGTACTTCAG ATAATCATTGTTACTTTCCTTGGAGAGTTTGCTCATACAGTTGCACTGAGTTGGCAGCTATGGCTTGCTTCTATTGTTATTGGACTTGTCAG CTGGCCACTAGCAGTTGTTGGGAAGCTGATTCCTGTACCCAGGACTCCGATGAGCGTCTACTTCAAGAAACCCTTCCGTAAATACAGAGCCTCAAGAAGTGCATAA
- the LOC106345826 gene encoding GATA transcription factor 24 isoform X1, with protein sequence MDDDLHGNNGGMHNGGGVQDPNHSMHVQYDHHGMMDEQHADDVMNEGLEADIPSHLGNTSDHRGEVVDRGSENGDQLTLSFQGQVYVFDRVLPEKVQAVLLLLGGREVPNTVPTNVGSPHQNNRVLGLSGTPQRFSAPQRQASLLRFREKRKGRNFDKTIRYTVRKEVALRMQRKKGQFTSAKSSNEDSASNGSDWGSGQSWALEGTETQKPEALCRHCGTSEKSTPMMRRGPEGPRTLCNACGLMWANKGALRDLSKAPPPPTAQNLPANKIDESILEAELAGDISNSQ encoded by the exons ATGGATGATGACCTTCATGGAAACAACGGTGGAATGCACAATGGCGGCGGAGTTCAAGATCCAAATCACTCGATGCACGTGCAGTATGATCATCACGGTATGATGGATGAGCAGCACGCTGATGATGTGATGAACGAGGGACTGGAGGCAGACATTCCTTCTCACCTTGGCAACACATCTGATCATCGCGGTGAGGTTGTGGACCGTGGCAGTGAAAATGGAGATCAGTTGACCTTGTCCTTTCAGGGACAAGTTTATGTTTTTGACCGTGTCTTGCCTGAGAAG GTTCAAGCTGTGCTTTTGTTACTTGGAGGAAGGGAAGTACCAAATACAGTCCCGACAAACGTAGGATCACCTCATCAGAACAATAGGGTACTG GGTCTATCTGGTACTCCTCAAAGGTTTAGTGCCCCGCAGCGGCAAGCCTCGTTGCTCAGATTCAGGGAGAAAAGAAAAGGGAGGAATTTTGATAAGACAATTCGCTACACTGTCAGAAAGGAGGTAGCATTGAG AATGCAACGTAAGAAAGGTCAGTTTACATCTGCCAAGTCAAGCAATGAGGATTCTGCATCCAATGGATCGGATTGGGGGTCAGGCCAGAGCTGGGCTTTGGAAGGGACTGAGACTCAGAAGCCAGAGGCTTT ATGTCGGCACTGTGGAACCAGTGAGAAGTCAACTCCAATGATGCGACGTGGACCTGAAGGGCCAAGAACACTTTGTAATGCATGTGGACTAATGTGGGCAAACAAG GGGGCACTTAGGGACTTATCCAAGGCCCCTCCTCCTCCAACAGCCCAGAATCTGCCTGCAAATAAAATTGAT GAATCAATTCTTGAGGCTGAGCTAGCTGGGGACATTAGCAACTCACAGTGA
- the LOC106345826 gene encoding GATA transcription factor 24 isoform X2 — MDDDLHGNNGGMHNGGGVQDPNHSMHVQYDHHGMMDEQHADDVMNEGLEADIPSHLGNTSDHRGEVVDRGSENGDQLTLSFQGQVYVFDRVLPEKVQAVLLLLGGREVPNTVPTNVGSPHQNNRGLSGTPQRFSAPQRQASLLRFREKRKGRNFDKTIRYTVRKEVALRMQRKKGQFTSAKSSNEDSASNGSDWGSGQSWALEGTETQKPEALCRHCGTSEKSTPMMRRGPEGPRTLCNACGLMWANKGALRDLSKAPPPPTAQNLPANKIDESILEAELAGDISNSQ, encoded by the exons ATGGATGATGACCTTCATGGAAACAACGGTGGAATGCACAATGGCGGCGGAGTTCAAGATCCAAATCACTCGATGCACGTGCAGTATGATCATCACGGTATGATGGATGAGCAGCACGCTGATGATGTGATGAACGAGGGACTGGAGGCAGACATTCCTTCTCACCTTGGCAACACATCTGATCATCGCGGTGAGGTTGTGGACCGTGGCAGTGAAAATGGAGATCAGTTGACCTTGTCCTTTCAGGGACAAGTTTATGTTTTTGACCGTGTCTTGCCTGAGAAG GTTCAAGCTGTGCTTTTGTTACTTGGAGGAAGGGAAGTACCAAATACAGTCCCGACAAACGTAGGATCACCTCATCAGAACAATAGG GGTCTATCTGGTACTCCTCAAAGGTTTAGTGCCCCGCAGCGGCAAGCCTCGTTGCTCAGATTCAGGGAGAAAAGAAAAGGGAGGAATTTTGATAAGACAATTCGCTACACTGTCAGAAAGGAGGTAGCATTGAG AATGCAACGTAAGAAAGGTCAGTTTACATCTGCCAAGTCAAGCAATGAGGATTCTGCATCCAATGGATCGGATTGGGGGTCAGGCCAGAGCTGGGCTTTGGAAGGGACTGAGACTCAGAAGCCAGAGGCTTT ATGTCGGCACTGTGGAACCAGTGAGAAGTCAACTCCAATGATGCGACGTGGACCTGAAGGGCCAAGAACACTTTGTAATGCATGTGGACTAATGTGGGCAAACAAG GGGGCACTTAGGGACTTATCCAAGGCCCCTCCTCCTCCAACAGCCCAGAATCTGCCTGCAAATAAAATTGAT GAATCAATTCTTGAGGCTGAGCTAGCTGGGGACATTAGCAACTCACAGTGA